From the genome of Haloterrigena sp. KLK7, one region includes:
- a CDS encoding DUF6360 family protein, with translation MSDRLMTVNAYTTLDYVEAVAKGATFEWESVAVVNATADDEQPDAVHLRLELDNLSEEHLPKHMEDLELTPDQARALAADLEKHADRVDDAQSDE, from the coding sequence ATGTCCGATCGACTGATGACGGTCAACGCGTACACGACGCTGGACTACGTCGAGGCCGTCGCGAAGGGAGCGACGTTCGAGTGGGAATCGGTCGCCGTCGTGAACGCGACTGCCGACGACGAGCAGCCCGACGCCGTCCACCTGCGACTCGAGTTAGACAACCTCTCCGAGGAGCACCTGCCCAAACACATGGAGGACCTCGAGCTGACGCCCGATCAGGCCCGGGCGCTGGCGGCCGACCTCGAGAAACACGCCGACCGCGTCGACGACGCCCAGTCCGACGAGTGA
- a CDS encoding ferritin-like domain-containing protein yields the protein MSMETIQDLFEHGLEDIYHAEHQLLDALEDLENNTEREEIAQAFSEHREETQGQIDRLEEVFDMFGEPPEKEECEGIEGLLEEYEEFTSMDPSQEVMDYHNMAAAEKTEHYEIAAYGNLIPLADQLGMDEAADLLEENLREEQDALDELTELTEAFEIDAIPAE from the coding sequence ATGAGCATGGAAACTATCCAGGACCTGTTCGAACACGGCCTCGAAGACATCTATCACGCAGAGCACCAGCTACTCGACGCCCTCGAGGACTTGGAGAACAACACCGAGCGCGAGGAGATCGCGCAGGCGTTCTCGGAGCACCGCGAGGAGACCCAGGGCCAGATCGATCGGCTCGAGGAGGTCTTCGACATGTTCGGCGAGCCCCCCGAGAAGGAGGAGTGCGAGGGTATCGAGGGGCTGCTCGAGGAGTACGAGGAGTTCACCTCGATGGATCCGTCCCAGGAGGTCATGGACTACCACAACATGGCGGCCGCCGAGAAGACCGAGCACTACGAGATCGCCGCCTACGGCAACCTGATTCCCCTGGCCGACCAGCTCGGGATGGACGAGGCCGCCGACCTGCTCGAGGAGAACCTCCGGGAGGAACAGGACGCCCTGGACGAACTGACGGAACTCACCGAGGCGTTCGAGATCGACGCCATTCCGGCGGAGTGA